One cyanobiont of Ornithocercus magnificus DNA segment encodes these proteins:
- a CDS encoding calcium-binding protein: MTATTITGTTGNDILSSPGSVLGTKPSPALIVGFQGDDTITISQASDSASAGQGNDSINILFRGSQVATIDSGAGDDTISSKNGASYSNQIYAGDGADSIIVGSPSSTGLVKGSTIFGGGGNDTIDLGTATRTVINSFFGLGSGDDSIHAPATTLFDSQIYGAKGKDTIAIGAEQILADVNINAGLGADLITFEGGASVTNTYIGAGKGADSIHLGTASFIAASIAGGGLSDTITIEPSTNYYEDKFARGGGVKIYGDAFGVTTAGTGLGGGADGADIIGGSAQDFGNASIYGAGGADTIKVFGCSALVFGGNGHDVIHIYGQTLNSVNGGSGDDIIKHFNPHTGSPLLTGIPTLNGGAGNDSLIYGGTTANFLSTGALNATGSRPWYHGGYSNFIVEGAVSGDKIIADSTALDVSNSNFNSTSGTIYVYATASASVTELEDIEGSMGIYSDGNDTYFTIASGGSKYAVFNIRGTDLVTTTKLSQDIAVTTLNFGFSVTANSNDTGIIITLV, translated from the coding sequence ATGACAGCTACAACTATCACTGGCACAACTGGTAATGACATTCTTTCCTCTCCTGGTTCAGTACTGGGAACGAAACCATCACCTGCTTTGATAGTAGGTTTTCAGGGTGATGACACTATTACGATTAGCCAGGCTAGTGACTCAGCTAGCGCTGGCCAAGGAAATGACTCAATTAACATACTTTTTCGCGGTTCTCAAGTAGCTACCATCGATAGTGGTGCTGGAGATGATACTATCTCATCTAAAAATGGGGCTAGCTACTCTAATCAGATTTACGCTGGTGATGGTGCTGACTCGATTATAGTTGGATCGCCAAGTTCTACAGGTCTAGTCAAAGGCTCAACTATCTTTGGGGGAGGAGGCAATGACACAATCGACCTTGGGACTGCAACCCGTACTGTTATTAACTCTTTCTTTGGCCTGGGTAGCGGTGATGACTCAATTCACGCTCCCGCAACTACCCTATTCGACTCCCAAATTTATGGTGCTAAAGGTAAAGACACAATCGCTATTGGTGCGGAACAAATCCTAGCTGACGTTAATATCAATGCAGGTCTAGGTGCAGACCTAATCACTTTTGAGGGTGGAGCTAGTGTTACTAACACCTATATTGGTGCTGGCAAAGGCGCTGACTCAATCCATCTTGGAACTGCCTCTTTTATTGCAGCTTCTATTGCTGGTGGTGGTCTTAGTGATACGATCACTATCGAGCCCTCTACTAACTACTATGAGGATAAGTTTGCACGTGGCGGTGGTGTCAAAATATATGGGGATGCATTTGGAGTAACCACAGCTGGTACTGGTCTTGGAGGTGGTGCTGATGGTGCTGATATCATTGGCGGCTCCGCTCAAGACTTTGGCAATGCAAGTATTTATGGAGCTGGTGGTGCTGATACTATAAAAGTGTTTGGTTGCTCCGCTTTAGTATTTGGTGGTAACGGCCACGATGTGATTCACATCTATGGTCAAACTCTCAACAGCGTAAACGGTGGATCTGGTGATGACATTATTAAACACTTTAATCCTCATACTGGCTCACCTTTACTCACTGGTATACCTACCTTAAATGGTGGGGCTGGTAATGACTCTTTAATTTATGGAGGTACGACAGCAAACTTTCTGTCTACTGGTGCTCTCAATGCAACTGGAAGTAGACCCTGGTATCATGGCGGCTACAGTAATTTTATTGTCGAAGGTGCAGTTAGCGGGGATAAAATTATTGCTGACAGTACTGCTCTTGATGTTTCTAACTCTAACTTTAACTCCACGTCTGGTACAATCTATGTCTATGCAACAGCTTCTGCTTCTGTAACCGAACTCGAAGATATTGAGGGAAGCATGGGCATTTATAGTGATGGCAATGACACATACTTCACTATTGCTAGCGGCGGGAGTAAGTATGCAGTATTTAATATTAGAGGCACTGATCTAGTGACTACTACTAAGCTAAGTCAAGATATTGCAGTGACAACTCTCAACTTCGGCTTCTCTGTTACTGCAAATAGTAACGACACTGGTATTATTATCACTCTCGTCTAA
- a CDS encoding dTDP-glucose 4,6-dehydratase: MASPLPEHIRRVLVTGGAGFIGSTLIRRLLRDTTATVFNLDKLGYASDLSSIWQELNKLGANAEQRHHFLQINLAEAGVTAAAVRQADPDLVLHLAAESHVDRSIKKPAAFLESNIMGTFQLLQAVRTHWERLPDERQHTFRIHHISTDEVFGSLGPKGHFSESSPYRPSSPYSATKAASDHLVNAWHCTYGLPTVLTNCSNNYGPWQFPEKLIPTVILKAATGKPIPLYGCGASVRDWLFVEDHVDALLLVATLGRVGHSYCIGGYGEYRNWEVVQEICKLLDRFQPSGAPHNSLVTLVPERPGHDQRYAINAQLISKELGWRPRHCFAQSLETTVRWYLEHRKWCEAMQQRSGL, translated from the coding sequence ATGGCATCTCCCCTCCCTGAGCATATCCGTCGGGTGCTGGTTACTGGTGGGGCTGGTTTTATCGGTAGCACCCTGATCCGACGCCTGCTGCGCGACACCACAGCAACAGTATTTAACCTAGACAAACTAGGCTATGCAAGCGATCTAAGCAGCATCTGGCAAGAGCTCAATAAACTTGGTGCCAATGCGGAGCAGCGTCACCATTTTCTCCAAATCAACTTAGCTGAAGCCGGAGTCACAGCAGCAGCAGTTCGGCAGGCTGATCCAGACCTTGTGCTACATCTTGCTGCTGAGAGTCATGTGGACCGTTCTATTAAGAAACCAGCCGCTTTCCTAGAGAGCAACATCATGGGCACGTTTCAGCTATTGCAGGCAGTACGCACTCATTGGGAAAGGCTACCAGATGAGCGCCAACACACTTTCCGAATTCATCATATCAGCACTGACGAAGTGTTTGGCTCCCTAGGACCCAAAGGACACTTTTCAGAATCTAGCCCATATAGACCTAGTAGTCCTTATTCTGCCACCAAAGCTGCTAGCGATCATCTAGTTAACGCCTGGCATTGCACTTATGGCTTGCCCACGGTATTGACCAACTGCAGCAACAATTATGGGCCTTGGCAATTTCCAGAAAAGCTAATTCCTACGGTAATACTTAAAGCAGCAACTGGTAAACCGATCCCCCTTTATGGTTGTGGTGCTAGCGTACGTGACTGGCTATTTGTTGAGGACCATGTTGATGCTTTACTACTAGTAGCAACCCTAGGGAGGGTTGGCCATAGTTACTGTATTGGTGGATATGGTGAGTATAGGAACTGGGAGGTGGTTCAGGAAATTTGTAAGCTTCTGGATAGGTTTCAACCTAGTGGAGCACCGCACAACAGTCTAGTAACCCTGGTACCTGAAAGGCCTGGTCACGACCAGCGTTATGCCATCAATGCCCAACTTATCAGTAAAGAGCTGGGCTGGCGGCCACGCCACTGCTTTGCTCAAAGTCTAGAAACTACAGTGCGTTGGTACTTAGAACATCGGAAATGGTGTGAGGCCATGCAGCAACGTTCTGGATTATAG
- a CDS encoding dTDP-4-dehydrorhamnose reductase — MRVLLTGAQGQLGCALINAIPTTLSKIPIKLIATSRAELNLADTVACRQIVKELQPDWIINAGAYTAVDRAENEPELVYAVNAGAPRAFAETLASTGGRLLQLSTNFVFSGTQGHPYSPNQSREPLGTYGASKAAGEVAVEEFMAASGRGTILRTSWVMGPVGHNFALTMLQLHREREELSVIADQVGCPTSTFTLADACWRILTQFSYSKSLPMRMHWCNAGAASWYDVAIAIGELAKDSGLLSQAARVRPITTANYPVSARRPSYSLLDCCMTQQILNLEQMPWRSALAVVLNEVKRMRSATSVKSA, encoded by the coding sequence ATGCGTGTCCTGCTCACTGGTGCCCAGGGTCAGCTGGGTTGTGCTCTTATCAATGCTATTCCTACCACCCTTTCTAAAATACCTATCAAGCTAATTGCTACTAGCCGTGCTGAGCTTAATTTGGCAGATACTGTTGCTTGCCGTCAAATTGTTAAGGAACTGCAGCCAGATTGGATAATAAATGCAGGTGCTTACACTGCCGTTGACCGAGCCGAGAATGAACCTGAACTAGTATATGCTGTCAATGCTGGTGCACCACGAGCATTCGCAGAAACACTGGCTAGCACAGGAGGCCGGCTGTTACAGCTAAGTACCAATTTTGTATTCAGCGGTACTCAAGGCCATCCTTACAGTCCAAATCAATCACGAGAGCCACTCGGTACCTATGGTGCCAGTAAAGCAGCTGGTGAAGTAGCTGTTGAGGAATTCATGGCAGCTTCCGGACGTGGCACTATCCTACGTACTAGCTGGGTGATGGGGCCAGTTGGACACAATTTTGCTCTTACAATGCTGCAACTACACAGGGAGCGTGAGGAACTGAGTGTTATAGCTGACCAAGTAGGCTGTCCTACTAGCACGTTTACGCTGGCAGATGCCTGCTGGCGCATTCTCACACAGTTCTCATACAGCAAGTCTCTGCCAATGCGAATGCACTGGTGTAATGCTGGCGCTGCTAGCTGGTACGATGTGGCTATAGCAATAGGTGAACTGGCGAAAGACTCTGGTCTACTCAGCCAGGCTGCTCGGGTACGACCAATTACAACAGCAAATTATCCTGTATCAGCTCGTCGGCCAAGCTACTCCTTGCTCGATTGTTGTATGACCCAGCAAATTCTAAACCTAGAACAAATGCCCTGGCGTTCAGCACTAGCTGTAGTTCTCAATGAGGTAAAGCGTATGCGCTCTGCCACCTCAGTAAAATCTGCTTGA
- a CDS encoding dTDP-4-dehydrorhamnose 3,5-epimerase, whose protein sequence is MQIEMLATLDGRALYGPLLLTPRVFSDERGFFLESWNQRHFNELIGQSLTFVQDNHSRSVRGVLRGLHYQLPPYSQGKLVRCVAGSIFDVAVDIRHNSPTYGSWVSAKLTATNYCQLWIPEGFAHGFLALSENNEVLYKTTEFWCRNYERSLRWDDTDLSIAWPLQNVANKSPLLSFKDKVAPRLAELPFLEIFGPKYGDA, encoded by the coding sequence ATGCAGATTGAGATGCTTGCCACTCTTGACGGCCGTGCTCTGTATGGCCCTCTACTTCTAACCCCTCGGGTGTTCAGCGATGAGCGCGGTTTTTTCCTCGAGAGCTGGAACCAGCGTCACTTTAATGAGCTAATTGGCCAGTCTTTGACTTTTGTCCAAGACAATCATTCTCGCTCAGTGCGCGGTGTACTACGTGGCTTACACTACCAGTTACCACCTTATTCTCAGGGCAAACTCGTACGATGTGTGGCAGGGTCTATCTTTGACGTGGCAGTAGACATAAGACATAATTCACCTACATATGGCAGCTGGGTCTCTGCTAAGTTAACAGCAACTAACTACTGCCAGCTATGGATACCAGAAGGTTTTGCTCATGGTTTCCTAGCTCTCAGTGAGAACAATGAGGTGCTCTACAAGACCACAGAGTTTTGGTGCCGTAATTACGAACGCTCACTTCGCTGGGACGATACAGATCTTTCAATTGCCTGGCCACTACAGAATGTAGCAAACAAATCTCCACTGTTGTCCTTTAAGGATAAAGTAGCGCCACGGCTAGCTGAACTGCCATTCCTGGAAATCTTTGGGCCTAAATATGGAGATGCCTGA
- a CDS encoding glucose-1-phosphate thymidylyltransferase — MTAAANRRGIILAGGSGTRLAPLTWAVSKQLMPVYDKPMIHYPLSTLMLAGIREILIITTARDQDAFRRLLGDGRAWGMYLDYAIQPKPDGLVQALLIGETFLGDCPAALMLGDNLFHGNNLISQLQAAQNRRQGGTIFAYPVSDPKRYGIVTFDKNGKAISIEEKPQHPSSRCAVTGLYFYDSSVVKRARQVKSSARGELEITTLNQMYLDDGQLTVELMGRGVAWLDTGTFDSLHEAGSYIRTLEKRQGLKVGCPEEVAWRCGWIDDAQLERLAKPLLESSYGHYLLQLLEQPGSGDASLQRSIEHFPDPPYAD, encoded by the coding sequence ATGACAGCAGCGGCCAATCGCCGCGGTATCATCTTAGCTGGCGGCAGTGGTACTCGGCTTGCCCCACTCACCTGGGCGGTGAGTAAGCAGCTAATGCCAGTTTATGACAAACCTATGATCCATTACCCGCTCAGCACACTGATGCTGGCAGGCATTAGGGAAATATTAATCATTACCACTGCCCGCGACCAGGATGCCTTCCGAAGGTTGCTTGGTGATGGCCGCGCTTGGGGCATGTACCTTGACTATGCTATACAGCCTAAGCCAGATGGCTTAGTTCAGGCTCTTTTAATTGGTGAAACCTTTTTAGGTGATTGCCCTGCTGCCCTTATGCTGGGTGACAACCTCTTCCACGGTAATAACCTGATCTCCCAACTTCAGGCTGCTCAAAATCGCAGACAAGGCGGCACAATCTTCGCATATCCAGTCAGTGATCCCAAGCGCTACGGTATCGTTACTTTTGATAAGAATGGCAAAGCAATAAGTATTGAGGAAAAACCCCAGCACCCTAGCAGCCGCTGTGCTGTTACTGGCCTCTATTTTTATGACAGCTCAGTGGTGAAGCGAGCACGACAGGTAAAGTCTTCGGCACGCGGCGAATTGGAGATCACTACACTCAACCAGATGTATCTTGATGATGGTCAGCTGACCGTCGAGCTTATGGGGCGTGGCGTGGCGTGGCTTGATACTGGCACATTTGACTCACTCCATGAGGCTGGCTCCTATATTCGCACGCTTGAGAAACGACAGGGACTGAAAGTAGGTTGTCCTGAGGAAGTAGCTTGGCGCTGTGGCTGGATCGATGATGCTCAGCTTGAGAGATTAGCTAAGCCATTACTAGAGAGTAGCTACGGACACTACTTACTACAGCTTCTAGAGCAACCCGGCAGTGGAGATGCATCATTGCAGCGCTCGATAGAACATTTTCCAGACCCGCCCTATGCAGATTGA
- a CDS encoding N-acetyltransferase: protein MSGIRLVQHAPGAPGLRWFGLGPGLRPSRALLKLSCLLDRYAPWASGRSTQQLRRLLAGSTAVVSLWQGKRLVGFGRAISDGIYRAVLWDIVVVGDLQRRGLGRRIVEALIAAPAVRDAERVYLMTTNSAGFYKQLGFLSAEPQRLLIRWQ from the coding sequence ATGAGTGGCATCCGGCTAGTTCAGCATGCACCAGGCGCTCCTGGGCTGCGCTGGTTTGGTCTTGGTCCAGGTCTGCGACCCAGCCGAGCGTTATTAAAACTCAGTTGCTTACTCGACAGATATGCTCCCTGGGCCAGTGGACGTTCAACGCAGCAACTAAGGCGACTGTTAGCAGGCAGTACGGCAGTAGTTAGCTTATGGCAGGGCAAGCGTCTGGTGGGCTTTGGTCGCGCAATCAGCGATGGAATCTATCGCGCTGTACTCTGGGACATAGTTGTAGTAGGTGACTTGCAAAGACGTGGTTTGGGAAGACGTATAGTAGAGGCCCTGATAGCAGCCCCTGCAGTTCGTGATGCTGAACGGGTGTACTTGATGACTACTAACAGTGCTGGCTTTTATAAGCAGCTTGGCTTCCTGTCAGCCGAGCCACAGCGACTGTTGATTCGCTGGCAGTAA
- a CDS encoding 6,7-dimethyl-8-ribityllumazine synthase translates to MAIFEGRFTDAQSLRIAIVVARFNDLVTGKLLSGCLDCLARHSVDVSKDSPQLDTAWVPGSFELPLVVQALARSGRYDVLITLGAVIRGDTPHFDVVVAEAGKGIASVCRETGIPVIFGVLTTDTMQQALERAGIKSNLGWNYALQALEMGSLMRSLA, encoded by the coding sequence ATGGCCATCTTCGAAGGACGCTTTACCGATGCGCAGAGCTTGCGCATTGCCATAGTTGTTGCCCGCTTCAACGATCTGGTCACTGGCAAGTTGTTAAGTGGCTGCCTCGACTGCCTAGCCCGCCACAGTGTCGATGTCTCTAAGGACAGTCCCCAATTAGATACAGCCTGGGTACCTGGCTCGTTCGAGCTACCACTAGTAGTTCAAGCTCTTGCCCGCAGTGGCCGTTATGATGTCTTAATAACTCTTGGCGCTGTCATCCGCGGTGACACACCCCACTTTGATGTGGTAGTAGCAGAGGCAGGCAAAGGCATTGCTAGCGTTTGTCGCGAGACAGGAATCCCAGTGATTTTCGGAGTGCTTACTACTGACACAATGCAACAGGCTCTTGAGCGAGCTGGTATTAAGAGTAACCTTGGATGGAATTACGCCCTACAGGCTCTTGAAATGGGATCCTTAATGAGATCTCTTGCTTAA
- a CDS encoding photosystem II reaction center protein PsbZ, translating into MQLLNTFTVFALVVMSFALIVAVPVLYASGSEDAGRSNRLVLLGGLVWVVLVLVNWGMSYFVV; encoded by the coding sequence ATGCAGCTTCTGAACACCTTCACTGTCTTTGCGCTAGTAGTGATGTCGTTCGCCCTAATTGTGGCGGTGCCGGTTCTGTATGCTTCCGGCAGCGAAGACGCCGGTCGGTCCAACCGCTTGGTTTTACTCGGTGGCTTGGTCTGGGTAGTATTAGTCCTGGTGAATTGGGGAATGAGCTACTTTGTCGTGTGA
- a CDS encoding DNA mismatch repair protein MutS: protein MIKPDQVLQNNLFGEPELTAMTVAPVVSNIELDDEGLRSDAAARPRIQKASVKTTDCSPVGKHEPVVKNGNLAWRHHSSVKSSQLTPILRHYVELKAAHPERILLYRLGDFFECFFEDAIQLSQILGLTLTGKDGGRAIGRVPMAGIPHHAAERHCTELIRHGFSVALCDQLETVPIKGMPLKRGITRVFTPGTVLEEGMLKARSNNWLVAVLVEEINDHLAYQWGLASVDVSTGEVQLQQGEGDELLQQELTTLETGELLWSSQGKPPTWCLEQLRLTHTAITPFSLPEADASLRSYYGLRDLAGLGLEDQPLARRAFGGLLHYLDETQPLKAIASAVPLERPKLLQRGTALVLDAQTRRNLELTKTQRDNHFQGSLLWAVDRTLTAMGGRCLRRWIEAPLLDLKTINHRQTIVSLLVAQRPLRLLLRQILRPIADLERLAGRAGGGHASPRDLVAISNGLEQLPPLKAFLKSAALGGDNLVWLDGLLQPNPALADLVVMVKHQLLANPSSNLSEGGLICDGVDPLLDGLRNKLDDQDAWLLQQESKERLESRISTLRLRYHRTIGYFLAVSHAKALSVPNHWIRRQSLANEERFVTPELKNREGLILQLRARAAQREYELFCKLREHVGEQVKLIRRAARAIANLDALAGLADIAATSGWVAPEVTEGRELEITAGRHPVVEKLLVEKHFTPNSTHLGSNHDLLILTGPNSSGKSCYLRQIALIQLLAQIGSWVPAQSARLGLTDRIFTRVGAVDDIATGQSTFMVEMIETSVILHHATEQSLVLLDEVGRGTTARDGLAIAWAVSEYLATNLRSRTVFATHYHELGKLENRLNNIASIQVLVRETSDNKLVFLHRVASGCAKRSYGIDVARMAGVPPLVIQRSRQVLTQLQLDTDYILT, encoded by the coding sequence ATGATCAAGCCAGATCAGGTCTTGCAGAACAACCTTTTCGGTGAGCCTGAACTAACAGCGATGACTGTTGCACCAGTAGTGTCCAATATCGAACTAGACGACGAAGGCCTGCGGAGTGACGCTGCTGCCCGGCCACGTATCCAAAAAGCAAGCGTGAAAACGACAGACTGTTCACCCGTCGGTAAACACGAACCAGTTGTTAAAAACGGCAACTTAGCCTGGAGGCACCATAGCTCAGTAAAATCGAGTCAGTTAACTCCAATATTGCGGCATTACGTTGAGCTGAAAGCAGCTCATCCTGAGCGAATACTGCTTTATCGCCTTGGCGACTTCTTCGAGTGCTTCTTTGAAGATGCGATCCAACTATCCCAAATTCTTGGCCTGACACTCACAGGAAAGGATGGTGGCAGGGCTATTGGCCGAGTACCGATGGCTGGCATACCTCATCATGCAGCTGAGCGCCACTGCACCGAACTGATCCGTCATGGCTTCAGTGTTGCTCTCTGCGATCAACTAGAGACTGTACCAATCAAGGGAATGCCACTTAAGCGTGGCATCACACGCGTATTTACCCCCGGGACTGTACTTGAGGAAGGGATGCTCAAAGCCCGGTCTAACAACTGGCTGGTAGCAGTATTGGTAGAAGAGATTAATGATCATCTAGCCTACCAATGGGGACTTGCTAGCGTGGATGTCAGTACAGGTGAAGTGCAGCTGCAACAGGGGGAAGGAGACGAATTGCTGCAGCAAGAGCTAACTACTCTAGAAACTGGTGAGTTACTTTGGAGTAGCCAGGGTAAACCCCCGACTTGGTGCTTAGAGCAACTGCGACTAACACACACAGCTATTACCCCCTTTAGTTTACCCGAGGCAGATGCATCCTTGCGCAGCTACTATGGCCTGAGGGACCTAGCAGGACTAGGTCTGGAAGATCAGCCACTAGCTCGACGAGCCTTTGGAGGTTTGCTGCACTATCTAGATGAAACTCAGCCGCTTAAGGCAATAGCTTCAGCTGTCCCGTTAGAACGGCCGAAGCTATTACAACGTGGCACAGCGTTAGTGCTTGATGCCCAAACGCGGCGTAACCTTGAGCTTACCAAAACTCAGCGAGACAACCATTTCCAAGGGTCGTTGTTGTGGGCAGTAGATCGTACCCTAACTGCCATGGGCGGACGTTGCTTGCGACGCTGGATCGAGGCACCGTTGCTAGACCTAAAAACCATCAATCATCGCCAGACAATAGTAAGCTTGCTTGTAGCACAGAGACCGCTGCGGCTTCTGCTACGCCAGATACTACGACCGATTGCAGACCTCGAGCGTCTAGCAGGTCGGGCTGGAGGTGGCCATGCTAGCCCTCGCGATTTGGTAGCAATTTCTAATGGTCTTGAGCAATTGCCCCCACTAAAAGCTTTCCTGAAGAGCGCTGCGTTGGGCGGTGATAATCTAGTCTGGCTAGACGGCTTGCTGCAGCCAAATCCTGCTTTGGCAGACTTAGTAGTGATGGTAAAGCACCAACTACTAGCCAACCCCTCCTCAAACCTGAGTGAAGGTGGTCTCATATGTGATGGTGTTGATCCACTGCTAGACGGTCTACGTAACAAACTCGACGATCAGGATGCTTGGCTATTGCAGCAGGAATCTAAGGAACGCCTCGAGAGCAGAATCAGTACTCTACGGCTGCGCTACCATCGCACCATAGGCTACTTTCTAGCAGTAAGCCACGCTAAAGCTTTATCAGTACCTAATCACTGGATCCGGCGCCAAAGCTTAGCTAATGAGGAGCGCTTTGTGACACCAGAACTCAAGAATCGTGAGGGACTAATCCTACAACTGCGTGCCCGTGCTGCTCAGCGGGAGTATGAGCTTTTTTGCAAGTTGCGAGAGCATGTAGGCGAACAGGTGAAATTAATCCGCCGCGCTGCCCGTGCTATTGCCAATCTCGATGCTCTTGCTGGTTTGGCTGATATTGCTGCTACTAGTGGTTGGGTAGCTCCAGAGGTAACAGAGGGGCGTGAGCTAGAGATTACAGCGGGACGACATCCGGTAGTAGAAAAACTACTAGTAGAAAAACATTTTACCCCTAATAGTACTCATCTAGGCAGTAACCATGACCTGTTAATTCTCACTGGCCCTAATTCCAGTGGTAAGAGCTGTTACCTACGTCAGATTGCCTTGATCCAACTGCTTGCACAGATAGGTAGCTGGGTACCTGCCCAATCTGCACGTCTAGGGTTAACTGACCGAATTTTTACCCGTGTTGGTGCTGTTGATGACATAGCCACTGGCCAGTCTACTTTTATGGTGGAAATGATTGAGACCTCTGTCATCTTGCATCATGCTACGGAGCAATCCCTAGTACTGCTTGATGAGGTTGGTCGAGGCACTACTGCCCGTGATGGCCTTGCAATCGCCTGGGCTGTCAGCGAATACTTGGCTACTAACCTGCGTAGTCGTACTGTGTTCGCAACGCACTACCATGAGCTCGGTAAACTTGAAAATAGGCTAAATAACATTGCCAGTATACAGGTGTTAGTACGAGAAACTAGCGATAACAAATTGGTATTCCTACACAGAGTAGCAAGCGGCTGTGCTAAGCGCAGCTACGGTATAGACGTGGCCCGTATGGCAGGTGTACCACCCTTGGTGATACAGCGTTCGAGGCAAGTGCTAACTCAGCTGCAATTAGACACAGACTATATTCTGACTTGA
- a CDS encoding precorrin-8X methylmutase — protein MLMLIPSATNFEHPTFVESIQLIREQLGATGLNPLQQRVLECLIHSSGDFNLTSLLYFSTGACEQGINALRNGAAILTDTMMAAAAVTPTAARCGGNKVYSVLEWAPALAPVGSTRTVAGMTQAWAKLANNQIEPKPVLLVGSSPTVLEWLLNNLEAGAVAEPALVIGMPVGFIRVAESKRRLAVSRLPQIRLEGSRGGAGLAAAAVNALLRASVTDA, from the coding sequence ATGCTGATGCTGATACCATCAGCCACAAACTTCGAGCATCCTACTTTTGTAGAAAGCATTCAACTTATCCGAGAGCAGCTGGGAGCCACTGGCTTGAATCCACTACAGCAGCGAGTACTAGAATGCTTAATTCACAGCAGTGGAGACTTTAATCTAACCTCCCTACTATACTTCAGTACAGGTGCCTGTGAGCAAGGAATTAATGCTCTGCGTAACGGTGCAGCAATCCTCACCGATACTATGATGGCAGCAGCGGCAGTTACGCCAACAGCAGCTCGCTGTGGTGGTAACAAGGTATATTCAGTTCTCGAATGGGCTCCTGCGCTCGCACCAGTGGGCAGTACCCGCACAGTTGCTGGTATGACTCAGGCATGGGCTAAGCTGGCTAATAATCAGATTGAACCTAAACCTGTCTTGCTAGTTGGCAGTTCTCCTACGGTACTTGAGTGGCTGTTGAACAATCTAGAGGCAGGTGCAGTAGCAGAACCTGCCTTAGTGATCGGCATGCCAGTGGGCTTTATAAGGGTTGCGGAGAGTAAAAGACGGCTAGCAGTAAGTAGACTGCCTCAAATAAGGCTTGAGGGCAGTCGTGGTGGTGCTGGTCTGGCAGCCGCAGCAGTCAACGCACTGCTGCGAGCATCAGTGACAGATGCCTAA
- a CDS encoding DNA polymerase III subunit delta produces the protein MPIILLWGNDAAALAQKIETQIATVVDPAWASLNLSRFDGSQPENAIRALEEARTPPFGSGGRVVLLMHSPFCNECTSELAKRFEVVFQLIPATSHLLLCNPVKPDGRLRSTKAIRVQVKQGLAEEQSFQVPAVWDIAGQRQFVERAASNHNLVLDPEGTTALIEAIGNDSARLSLELQKLSLYSGSCDQKRPITAAAVNALVDCRCTNVFQAGNALLLGNVSDAISLLDALLDTGEPALRIVAALSGQIRRWLWLSLLEQQGERSSEVIAKTVGISNPKQVYFMRKQLQGCHPKQLLILLKQMLEIEVDLKRGASPGNAFRDGLLS, from the coding sequence ATGCCAATCATACTGTTGTGGGGCAATGATGCTGCAGCATTGGCACAAAAGATCGAAACTCAAATCGCCACAGTAGTCGATCCAGCCTGGGCTAGCTTGAATTTGAGCCGTTTCGACGGCAGCCAGCCTGAAAATGCAATCCGGGCTTTAGAAGAAGCTCGCACACCACCTTTTGGTTCTGGTGGTCGTGTTGTGCTACTAATGCATTCTCCTTTCTGTAATGAGTGCACTAGCGAGCTAGCGAAACGCTTTGAAGTAGTGTTTCAACTAATTCCTGCGACTAGCCATTTACTGCTCTGTAATCCAGTAAAACCAGATGGCCGTTTACGCAGTACTAAAGCAATTAGGGTACAAGTGAAGCAGGGGCTTGCGGAGGAGCAAAGCTTTCAGGTACCAGCAGTTTGGGACATTGCTGGGCAACGACAATTTGTGGAACGTGCGGCGAGCAACCATAATCTTGTACTAGATCCTGAGGGGACAACAGCGTTAATTGAGGCGATTGGTAATGACAGTGCCCGCCTTAGCCTAGAGCTGCAGAAGTTGTCTTTGTATTCTGGTAGTTGCGATCAGAAAAGGCCAATCACTGCAGCAGCAGTTAATGCTCTGGTTGACTGCCGCTGCACAAACGTCTTTCAGGCAGGTAATGCTCTGCTGCTAGGCAATGTCAGTGATGCTATCTCATTGCTCGATGCTTTATTGGATACTGGCGAGCCAGCGCTGCGAATTGTGGCAGCTCTCAGTGGCCAGATCCGACGCTGGCTTTGGCTGAGCCTACTAGAGCAGCAAGGAGAACGCAGCTCGGAAGTAATTGCCAAAACGGTAGGTATCAGCAACCCAAAGCAAGTTTATTTTATGCGTAAGCAGCTCCAAGGCTGTCATCCTAAACAACTCCTGATATTGCTGAAACAAATGCTGGAGATTGAAGTAGATCTAAAGCGTGGCGCCTCACCTGGCAATGCCTTTCGCGATGGACTCTTGAGTTGA